In the genome of Pseudomonas protegens, one region contains:
- a CDS encoding outer membrane protein assembly factor BamE, with translation MQNTKLLLTSFTFVGLLALAGCSFPGVYKIDIQQGNVVTQDMIDQLRPGMTRRQVRFIMGNPLLTDTFHANRWDYLYSLQPGGGERQQERVSLIFNGNDQLVSLAGDFMPGVSRDEALLGKESSNTVTAPAENAEKPKAEKPVKPGSLLDQIQKDVDGVKTVPVPIPEPLDTSPQ, from the coding sequence ATGCAAAACACCAAGCTCTTGCTAACCAGTTTCACATTCGTGGGACTGCTCGCACTCGCCGGTTGTTCATTCCCCGGGGTTTACAAAATCGACATCCAGCAGGGCAATGTCGTGACGCAGGACATGATAGACCAGTTGCGCCCGGGAATGACCCGACGGCAAGTAAGGTTTATCATGGGCAACCCTCTGCTGACCGACACGTTCCATGCCAATCGCTGGGATTATCTGTACAGCCTGCAACCTGGCGGCGGTGAACGCCAACAGGAACGCGTCAGCCTGATCTTCAATGGCAACGACCAACTGGTCAGCTTGGCCGGCGACTTCATGCCAGGCGTAAGCCGCGACGAAGCACTGCTCGGCAAGGAGAGCAGCAACACCGTCACCGCCCCTGCCGAGAACGCCGAGAAACCCAAGGCCGAGAAGCCGGTCAAACCGGGCTCGCTGCTGGACCAGATCCAGAAAGATGTGGATGGCGTCAAAACCGTACCAGTGCCCATTCCTGAACCACTGGATACCTCTCCGCAATAA
- a CDS encoding RnfH family protein yields MAESLISIEVVYAAVDRQLLITVWVPQGSTLRSALLASSIGEHFAELDLATCPVGIFGKQVMNPEQHVIQAGDRIEIYRPLLADPKEVRRLRAAKAAQARKRGQ; encoded by the coding sequence ATGGCTGAGTCCCTGATCTCGATCGAGGTGGTTTACGCCGCAGTCGATCGCCAGTTGCTGATCACTGTGTGGGTGCCTCAGGGTTCGACACTGCGCAGTGCGCTGCTGGCTTCTTCTATAGGTGAGCATTTTGCCGAGTTGGATCTGGCGACCTGTCCGGTGGGGATCTTTGGCAAGCAGGTCATGAATCCTGAGCAGCATGTGATTCAGGCAGGGGATCGAATCGAAATCTATCGTCCGCTGCTGGCGGATCCGAAAGAGGTTCGGCGTCTGCGTGCCGCCAAGGCCGCGCAGGCACGTAAACGCGGACAGTAA
- a CDS encoding type II toxin-antitoxin system RatA family toxin produces MTTHIQRSALLPYPAQFLYDLVNDVARYPEFLPWCSSAEVLENSEERMRASLAVAKGGMSQRFVTCNTLVPGQSIEMNLEEGPFNQLHGLWVFKPLGEKACKISLDLSFDYAGPLVRATLGPLFNQAANTLVDAFCQRAKQLHG; encoded by the coding sequence ATGACGACCCATATTCAACGTTCGGCCCTTTTGCCCTATCCGGCGCAGTTTCTGTATGACCTGGTCAATGATGTGGCCCGTTACCCGGAGTTTCTGCCCTGGTGCTCTTCGGCCGAGGTGCTGGAGAACAGCGAGGAACGGATGCGTGCCAGCCTGGCAGTGGCTAAGGGCGGCATGAGTCAGCGTTTCGTGACCTGTAATACCCTGGTGCCGGGACAGTCGATCGAAATGAACCTGGAAGAGGGGCCGTTCAATCAATTGCATGGTCTGTGGGTGTTCAAGCCGCTGGGCGAGAAGGCCTGCAAGATCAGTCTTGATCTGTCTTTCGATTATGCGGGGCCTTTGGTGCGGGCCACGTTAGGGCCGCTGTTCAACCAGGCGGCCAATACCCTGGTGGATGCATTCTGTCAGCGGGCCAAGCAACTGCATGGCTGA
- a CDS encoding sodium-dependent transporter, whose product MSTDRVSVHGGWASRWVFILAATGSAVGLGSIWKFPYMVGVYGGGAFVLVFLACIALIGLPVMLAETLIGRRARQSPANALKVLALEAGHSAKWSWGAFAGMITALLILSFYSVVGGWSLDYIIDMGRGDFQGVTADQVSAYFFAVTADPWRLTLWHTLFMLLSALVIAKGVVAGLERSLRIMMPLLFVMLLVLLGYSMTTGHFMQGLHFMFDFSLDRLLDGLLPAMGHAFFSLSVGVGSIMIYGAYMPKHSSLAGTVVGVALLDTFVSLVAGMALFPIVFAAGLNPSEGPGLMFISLPFAFGNVAFGQLMGVVFFVLVAIAAWSSAISLLEPMVAYLVERTKIRRGWVTFWLAFSCWFVGLGTVFSFNIWQQAKFFVNEGGVFHLYRWGAAGGLDFFGVIDFFTSRIMLPLGGLCFVVFAGWVMGREAVRDELSLRSPLLFSLALFLMRYVAPVGILVVFAAQLWK is encoded by the coding sequence ATGTCGACAGACAGGGTCTCTGTCCACGGCGGCTGGGCAAGCCGCTGGGTCTTTATACTCGCTGCAACTGGTTCGGCCGTGGGCCTGGGGAGCATCTGGAAATTCCCCTACATGGTCGGCGTCTATGGTGGTGGTGCTTTTGTCCTGGTGTTTCTGGCGTGCATCGCGCTGATTGGGTTGCCGGTGATGCTGGCGGAAACCCTGATCGGTCGTCGGGCGCGGCAGAGCCCGGCCAATGCCCTGAAGGTGCTGGCTCTGGAGGCCGGGCATTCGGCCAAGTGGTCTTGGGGCGCCTTCGCCGGAATGATCACGGCGCTGCTGATTCTCTCCTTCTATAGCGTGGTGGGTGGTTGGTCCCTGGACTACATCATCGACATGGGGCGCGGCGATTTTCAGGGTGTCACGGCGGATCAGGTCAGTGCGTACTTCTTTGCGGTGACGGCCGATCCGTGGCGACTGACGCTTTGGCACACGCTGTTCATGCTGCTGTCGGCATTGGTGATTGCCAAGGGAGTGGTTGCCGGGCTTGAACGCAGTCTGCGGATCATGATGCCGCTGCTGTTCGTGATGCTGCTGGTGCTGCTGGGCTACAGCATGACCACCGGGCATTTCATGCAGGGCCTGCATTTCATGTTCGACTTCAGCCTGGACCGCTTGTTGGACGGGCTGCTGCCGGCCATGGGGCATGCGTTCTTTTCCCTGAGTGTCGGTGTCGGTTCGATCATGATCTATGGCGCCTACATGCCCAAGCATTCGTCCCTGGCTGGCACCGTGGTAGGGGTGGCGCTGCTGGATACCTTTGTTTCCCTGGTGGCGGGAATGGCGCTGTTTCCCATCGTGTTCGCTGCCGGGCTGAACCCTAGCGAAGGGCCTGGTTTGATGTTTATCAGTCTGCCGTTCGCCTTCGGTAATGTGGCGTTCGGCCAGCTTATGGGCGTAGTGTTCTTTGTCCTGGTGGCGATTGCGGCCTGGAGCTCGGCCATTTCCTTGTTGGAACCGATGGTGGCTTATCTCGTCGAGAGGACTAAAATCCGCCGCGGCTGGGTGACATTCTGGCTGGCGTTCAGCTGCTGGTTCGTGGGGTTGGGAACGGTGTTTTCCTTCAACATCTGGCAGCAGGCCAAGTTTTTCGTGAACGAAGGCGGTGTTTTTCATCTCTATCGATGGGGCGCGGCCGGCGGTCTGGACTTCTTTGGTGTGATCGACTTTTTCACCTCGCGGATCATGTTGCCTCTTGGCGGTTTGTGCTTCGTGGTGTTTGCAGGTTGGGTGATGGGCCGTGAGGCTGTTCGTGATGAGTTGTCATTGCGCAGTCCGTTGTTGTTCTCCCTGGCCTTGTTTTTGATGCGCTATGTGGCGCCCGTCGGCATTCTTGTGGTGTTTGCCGCCCAGTTGTGGAAATGA
- the smpB gene encoding SsrA-binding protein SmpB: MAKQKKHPTGTIAQNKKARHDYFIEHRFEAGLVLAGWEVKSLRAGKAQLVDSYVLLKDGEAWLFGSHFTPLTTASTHVIADPTRTRKLLLNQRELEKLFAAVQQKGYACVCLSLYWSKHLVKCEIALGKGKKEYDKRHTERERDSDRELQRAVRTKGKED, from the coding sequence ATGGCTAAACAGAAGAAACACCCAACAGGGACCATCGCGCAAAACAAAAAGGCGCGTCACGATTACTTCATCGAACATCGGTTCGAGGCTGGACTGGTCCTGGCCGGCTGGGAAGTAAAGAGTCTGCGGGCGGGCAAGGCACAACTGGTGGACAGTTACGTGCTGCTCAAGGATGGCGAGGCCTGGCTGTTTGGCAGCCATTTCACCCCGCTGACCACCGCCAGCACCCACGTCATCGCCGACCCCACGCGCACGCGCAAGCTGCTGCTCAACCAGCGCGAGCTGGAGAAGCTGTTCGCCGCCGTGCAGCAGAAGGGTTACGCCTGCGTCTGCCTTTCGCTCTACTGGAGCAAGCACCTGGTCAAGTGTGAAATCGCACTGGGCAAGGGCAAGAAGGAATACGACAAGCGTCATACCGAACGCGAGCGCGATTCCGATCGCGAACTGCAGCGTGCGGTGCGGACCAAGGGCAAGGAAGACTGA
- a CDS encoding GntR family transcriptional regulator: MGFDQIRQRRLSDDIVERLEGMILEGTLKAGERLPAERALAEQFGVSRPSLREAIQKLTAKGLLISRQGGGNYVVESLGSTFSDPLLHLLENNTDAQRDLLEFRHTLEASCAYYAALRATAVDRERLTQAFEELQDCYSRSDDVSRIEEGAADAKFHLAIAEASHNAVLLHTIRGLFDLLKRNVVTNIGGMYKQRTETRDMLISQHRDLYLAIIEGRAEEAREISSRHILYVQEVLEEVRQEVQRVARAERRKGM, encoded by the coding sequence ATGGGGTTTGATCAGATACGCCAGCGCCGTTTGTCCGACGATATTGTCGAGCGCCTGGAAGGGATGATTCTCGAAGGCACCTTGAAGGCCGGCGAGCGGCTGCCTGCCGAACGGGCGCTGGCCGAGCAGTTCGGGGTGTCCCGTCCTTCATTGCGCGAGGCTATCCAGAAACTGACGGCCAAGGGTTTGCTGATCAGTCGTCAGGGCGGCGGCAACTATGTGGTGGAATCCCTGGGCTCGACCTTCAGCGATCCGCTGCTGCACTTGTTGGAAAACAACACGGATGCCCAGCGCGATCTGCTGGAGTTCCGTCATACCCTGGAAGCGTCTTGTGCTTATTACGCGGCGTTGCGCGCAACGGCGGTGGATCGTGAGCGGCTGACTCAAGCCTTCGAGGAGTTGCAGGATTGTTATTCCCGCTCCGACGATGTCAGTCGTATCGAGGAGGGCGCCGCGGATGCCAAGTTCCACCTGGCGATTGCCGAGGCCAGCCATAACGCGGTGTTGCTGCACACCATTCGTGGCCTGTTCGACCTGCTCAAGCGCAACGTGGTGACCAACATCGGCGGCATGTACAAACAGCGCACGGAAACCCGCGACATGCTGATCAGTCAGCACCGTGACCTGTACCTGGCGATTATCGAAGGGCGTGCTGAAGAGGCGCGGGAAATCTCCAGCCGGCATATTCTCTATGTGCAGGAGGTGCTCGAAGAAGTACGCCAGGAAGTGCAGCGAGTGGCCCGGGCCGAACGGCGCAAGGGCATGTAA
- a CDS encoding lactate permease LctP family transporter, whose product MQTWQQLYSPLGSLGLSALAAVIPIVFFFLALAVFRLKGHVAGSITLALSILVAIFAFKMPADMAFAAAGYGFAYGLWPIAWIIVAAVFLYKLTVKSGQFEIIRSSVLSITDDQRLQVLLIGFCFGAFLEGAAGFGAPVAITAALLVGLGFNPLYAAGLCLIANTAPVAFGALGIPIIVAGQVTGIDAFKIGAMTGRQLPLLSLFVPFWLVFMMDGMRGVKETWPAALVAGLSFAVTQYFTSNFIGPELPDITSALASLISLTLFLKIWQPKRTAGAQIAGATSSAAVTASAGGFGQPRSTVASPYSLGQIFKAWSPFLILTVLVTIWTLKPFKAMFAAGGSMYGWVFNFAIPHLDQLVIKMTPIVATPTAIPAVFKLDPISATGTAIFFSALISMLVLKINVKTGLTTLKETFYELRWPILSIGMVLAFAFVTNYSGMSSTMALVLAATGAAFPFFSPFLGWLGVFLTGSDTSSNALFSSLQATTAHQIGVNDTLLVAANTSGGVTGKMISPQSIAVACAATGLVGKESDLFRFTLKHSLFFATIVGLITLAQAYWFTGMLVH is encoded by the coding sequence ATGCAAACCTGGCAACAGCTCTATAGCCCGCTTGGCAGCCTCGGCCTGTCCGCCCTCGCCGCCGTTATCCCGATCGTGTTCTTCTTCCTCGCTCTGGCCGTGTTCCGTCTCAAAGGACACGTCGCCGGGAGTATCACCCTGGCCTTGTCGATCCTGGTGGCGATCTTCGCTTTCAAGATGCCCGCCGACATGGCCTTCGCTGCCGCTGGCTATGGATTTGCCTACGGTCTGTGGCCCATCGCCTGGATCATCGTCGCCGCCGTATTCCTCTACAAACTGACCGTGAAGAGCGGCCAGTTCGAAATCATCCGCAGCTCGGTGCTGTCGATCACCGACGACCAGCGCCTGCAAGTGCTGCTGATCGGCTTCTGCTTCGGCGCCTTCCTCGAAGGTGCAGCGGGCTTCGGCGCACCGGTGGCGATCACCGCCGCCCTGCTGGTGGGCCTGGGCTTCAACCCGCTGTACGCCGCCGGCCTGTGCCTGATCGCCAACACCGCGCCCGTGGCCTTCGGCGCCCTGGGGATTCCGATCATCGTTGCCGGCCAGGTAACCGGCATCGACGCCTTCAAGATCGGCGCCATGACCGGCCGCCAACTGCCGCTGCTGTCGCTGTTCGTGCCGTTCTGGCTGGTGTTCATGATGGACGGTATGCGCGGCGTCAAAGAGACCTGGCCTGCCGCGCTGGTGGCCGGCCTGAGCTTTGCCGTGACCCAGTACTTCACCTCGAACTTCATCGGCCCGGAACTGCCGGACATCACCTCGGCCCTGGCCAGCCTGATCTCCCTGACCCTGTTCCTGAAAATCTGGCAGCCCAAGCGCACCGCGGGCGCGCAGATCGCCGGTGCCACCTCCAGCGCGGCCGTGACCGCCAGCGCCGGCGGCTTCGGCCAGCCACGCAGCACCGTCGCTTCGCCCTACAGCCTGGGGCAGATCTTCAAGGCCTGGTCACCGTTCCTGATCCTCACCGTGCTGGTGACCATCTGGACCCTCAAGCCCTTCAAGGCGATGTTCGCCGCCGGCGGCTCGATGTACGGCTGGGTGTTCAACTTCGCCATCCCGCATCTGGATCAGTTGGTGATCAAGATGACGCCGATCGTGGCGACCCCGACCGCCATCCCGGCAGTGTTCAAACTCGACCCGATCTCCGCCACCGGCACGGCGATTTTCTTCTCCGCGCTGATCTCCATGCTGGTGCTGAAGATCAACGTCAAAACTGGTCTGACCACTTTAAAAGAGACCTTCTACGAGCTGCGCTGGCCGATCCTGTCCATCGGCATGGTGCTGGCGTTCGCCTTCGTCACCAACTACTCGGGCATGTCCTCGACCATGGCCCTGGTCCTGGCGGCCACCGGCGCGGCGTTCCCGTTCTTCTCGCCGTTCCTCGGCTGGCTCGGGGTGTTCCTCACCGGTTCCGATACCTCGTCCAACGCCCTGTTCAGCTCGCTGCAGGCCACCACCGCGCACCAGATCGGGGTCAATGACACCCTGCTGGTCGCGGCCAACACCAGCGGCGGCGTGACCGGCAAGATGATCTCGCCGCAATCGATCGCCGTGGCCTGCGCCGCCACCGGCCTGGTGGGCAAGGAGTCGGACCTGTTCCGCTTCACCCTCAAGCACAGCCTGTTCTTTGCCACTATTGTCGGCCTGATCACCCTGGCCCAGGCCTACTGGTTCACCGGCATGCTGGTGCACTAA
- a CDS encoding (Fe-S)-binding protein, whose amino-acid sequence MSELFYNAVPNATRVAPPLAEPRQYPSAKPSRVYLFGTCVVDLFYPEAGMDAIHLLEREGIRVEYPQGQSCCGQPAYTSGYTEQARTVARSQLALFAGDYPVVVPSGSCAGMLREHYADLFKDEPETLKQVQALAARTYELAEFLLHVCKVQLKDSGAPIKVALHTSCSARREMNTHLHGRDLLSQLSNVERVEHSHESECCGFGGTFSVRMPDISGAMVADKTRALKESGAHQVLSADCGCLMNINGALEKQKEALRGQHLASFLWQRTGGAQ is encoded by the coding sequence ATGAGCGAGCTTTTCTACAACGCCGTGCCCAATGCGACCCGCGTCGCACCGCCGCTGGCCGAACCCCGGCAGTACCCCAGCGCGAAACCGTCGCGGGTCTACCTGTTCGGCACTTGTGTGGTCGACCTGTTCTATCCCGAAGCCGGGATGGACGCGATTCACCTGCTGGAGCGCGAAGGCATTCGCGTGGAGTACCCGCAAGGGCAAAGCTGCTGCGGACAACCGGCCTACACCTCGGGCTACACCGAGCAGGCGCGCACCGTGGCCCGCTCGCAACTGGCGCTGTTTGCCGGCGACTATCCGGTGGTGGTGCCGTCGGGTTCCTGCGCAGGCATGCTGCGCGAGCATTACGCGGACTTGTTCAAGGACGAGCCCGAAACCCTGAAACAGGTGCAGGCCCTGGCTGCCCGCACCTACGAGCTGGCCGAGTTCCTGCTGCACGTATGCAAGGTGCAGCTCAAGGACAGCGGCGCACCGATCAAGGTGGCGCTGCACACCTCCTGCTCGGCCCGCCGGGAAATGAACACCCACCTGCACGGCCGTGATTTGCTGTCACAGCTGAGCAACGTGGAACGGGTAGAACACAGCCACGAAAGCGAATGCTGTGGCTTTGGCGGGACTTTCAGCGTCCGAATGCCGGACATCTCCGGCGCCATGGTCGCGGACAAGACCCGCGCGCTGAAAGAATCCGGCGCCCATCAGGTACTGAGTGCCGACTGCGGCTGCCTGATGAACATCAACGGCGCGCTGGAAAAGCAAAAAGAGGCATTGCGCGGCCAGCACCTGGCGAGCTTCCTCTGGCAACGTACTGGAGGTGCGCAATGA
- a CDS encoding LutB/LldF family L-lactate oxidation iron-sulfur protein — MSTPELIPTTTLADDFRTRAHEALGDQQLRNNFRSAMDSLMAKRAASFSDAHEREHLRALGNAIRARALSKLPDLLERLEQNLTRNGVTVHWAETVDEANGIVLSIIRAHEARQVIKGKSMVSEEMEMNHVLAEQGIECLESDMGEFIVQLDHEKPSHIIMPAIHKNAGQVASLFHDKLGVEYTKDVDQLIQIGRKVLRQKFFEADIGVSGVNFAVAETGTLLLVENEGNGRMSTTVPPVHIAVTGIEKVVENLRDVVPLLSLLTRSALGQPITTYVNMISGPRKEHELDGPQEVHLVLLDNGRSQAFADSELRQTLNCIRCGACMNHCPVYTRVGGHTYGEVYPGPIGKIITPHMVGLAKVPDHPSASSLCGACGEVCPVKIPIPALLRRLREENVKAPDSPHQVMRGQGSKYSRKERFIWNAWARLNSSPTLYRLFTLAATRLRALTPSKVGPWTQNHSAPKPAARSLHDLAREHLDKQGDH, encoded by the coding sequence ATGAGCACCCCCGAGCTGATTCCGACCACGACGCTGGCGGACGATTTCCGAACCCGGGCCCACGAAGCCCTGGGTGACCAACAACTGCGAAACAACTTTCGCAGCGCCATGGATTCACTCATGGCCAAGCGTGCGGCGTCGTTCAGCGATGCCCACGAAAGAGAACATTTACGCGCCCTGGGCAACGCGATTCGCGCCCGGGCGCTGTCCAAGCTGCCCGACCTGCTCGAGCGTCTGGAACAGAACCTGACCCGCAACGGTGTGACTGTGCACTGGGCGGAAACGGTGGACGAGGCCAATGGCATCGTCCTCTCGATCATCCGCGCTCACGAGGCGCGGCAAGTGATCAAGGGCAAATCGATGGTCAGCGAAGAGATGGAAATGAACCATGTCCTCGCTGAACAAGGCATTGAATGCCTTGAGTCGGACATGGGCGAATTCATCGTCCAGCTCGACCACGAGAAGCCTTCACACATCATTATGCCGGCGATCCACAAGAATGCCGGTCAGGTCGCGTCCTTGTTCCACGACAAACTCGGCGTGGAGTACACCAAGGACGTTGACCAACTCATTCAGATCGGTCGCAAGGTCCTGCGGCAGAAATTCTTCGAAGCCGATATCGGCGTCTCCGGCGTCAACTTCGCCGTGGCCGAGACCGGCACCCTGCTGCTGGTGGAAAACGAAGGTAACGGGCGCATGTCCACCACCGTGCCGCCAGTGCACATTGCCGTCACCGGGATCGAGAAAGTCGTCGAGAACCTGCGAGACGTAGTGCCGCTGCTTTCACTGCTGACCCGCTCGGCCCTCGGCCAACCCATCACCACCTACGTCAACATGATCTCCGGCCCGCGCAAAGAGCATGAGCTGGACGGCCCCCAGGAAGTGCACCTGGTGCTGCTGGACAACGGCCGCAGCCAGGCCTTTGCCGACAGCGAACTGCGCCAGACCCTGAACTGCATCCGCTGCGGCGCCTGCATGAACCACTGCCCGGTCTACACCCGGGTCGGCGGCCACACCTACGGCGAGGTCTACCCGGGGCCGATCGGCAAGATCATCACCCCGCACATGGTCGGCCTGGCCAAGGTGCCGGATCACCCCAGCGCCTCGTCGCTGTGCGGCGCCTGTGGCGAAGTTTGCCCGGTGAAGATCCCGATCCCGGCGCTGCTGCGACGCCTGCGCGAAGAGAACGTCAAGGCTCCGGACAGCCCGCATCAAGTGATGCGCGGTCAGGGCAGCAAGTACTCGCGCAAGGAACGTTTTATCTGGAACGCCTGGGCCCGCCTCAACAGCTCGCCGACCCTGTATCGCCTGTTCACCCTGGCCGCCACCCGCCTGCGCGCCCTCACCCCGAGCAAGGTCGGCCCCTGGACGCAGAACCACAGCGCGCCAAAACCCGCCGCCCGGTCGCTGCATGACTTGGCCCGTGAGCACCTGGACAAGCAGGGAGACCACTGA
- a CDS encoding lactate utilization protein: protein MSAKHNILAKLRNSLTGTTPIVDNFDEALVTQPYSYSAEQRIPQLRKQMEAVHTEIHLSNGADWPELLARLLQERQLPSLLIAPSTPHGQRVTQYWAEHPQLPALKAYDRPVEEWKAELFNDTPASLTTTLGAIAATGSLILWPTREEPRLMSLVPPVHFALLKASEIRDNFYQVQQQMNWAAGMPTNALLVSGPSKTADIEQVLAYGAHGPKDLVVLILEDQ from the coding sequence ATGAGCGCGAAACACAACATCCTCGCCAAGCTGCGCAACAGCCTGACCGGCACCACGCCGATTGTGGATAACTTCGACGAGGCGCTGGTCACCCAGCCTTACAGCTACAGCGCTGAACAACGCATCCCGCAGTTGCGCAAACAGATGGAAGCGGTGCACACCGAAATCCACCTGAGCAACGGCGCCGATTGGCCAGAGTTGCTCGCCCGCCTGCTGCAGGAGCGCCAACTGCCCAGCCTGCTGATCGCCCCGAGCACGCCCCACGGCCAGCGGGTCACCCAGTACTGGGCCGAGCACCCGCAACTGCCGGCGCTCAAGGCCTACGACCGCCCGGTGGAAGAATGGAAAGCCGAGCTGTTCAACGACACCCCGGCCAGCCTCACCACCACCCTGGGTGCCATCGCCGCCACCGGCAGCCTGATCCTCTGGCCGACCCGGGAAGAGCCGCGGCTGATGAGCCTGGTGCCGCCGGTGCATTTCGCCCTGCTCAAGGCCAGCGAGATCCGCGACAACTTCTATCAGGTGCAGCAACAGATGAACTGGGCCGCCGGCATGCCGACCAACGCACTGCTGGTGTCCGGCCCGTCGAAGACCGCTGATATCGAACAAGTCCTGGCTTACGGCGCCCACGGCCCGAAAGACCTGGTGGTGCTGATCCTGGAGGACCAATGA